In a single window of the Lacerta agilis isolate rLacAgi1 chromosome 15, rLacAgi1.pri, whole genome shotgun sequence genome:
- the TRARG1 gene encoding trafficking regulator of GLUT4 1, whose protein sequence is MAINTEAPLAKALENSPPPVDSHETEKLLTAVGVAPKSFSASGEDGDEAPAGGEAERNGHHSLPYQSGSEGKLEATSLSPSRLSLGRASSTATTSNLHEPGRSRDYLPLAIFSCFCPIWPLNILALVFSIMSRNSCQQGDVDGARRLGRVARFLSIISIVLGTLIILVCTLKFTGYLQSN, encoded by the exons ATGGCCATCAACACGGAGGCGCCGCTGGCGAAGGCGCTGGAGAACTCTCCTCCGCCTGTGGACTCGCATGAGACGGAGAAGCTGCTGACCGCCGTCGGGGTAGCCCCGAAGTCCTTCTCAGCCAGTGGAGAAGACGGCGATGAAGCCCCCGCCGGGGGCGAGGCCGAGCGCAACGGCCACCACAGCCTGCCTTACCAGTCCGGCTCGGAGGGGAAGCTGGAGGCCACGTCGCTCTCGCCGTCGCGGCTCAGCCTGGGGCGCGCCTCATCCACGGCCACCACCTCCAACCTCCACGAGCCGGGACGCTCGCGTGACTACCTCCCGTTGGCCATTTTCTCCTGCTTCTGCCCCATCTGGCCCCTCAACATCCTGGCCTTAGTCTTCTCCATCATG TCTAGGAACAGCTGCCAACAGGGAGATGTGGACGGAGCACGGAGGTTGGGGCGGGTTGCCAGATTCCTCAGCATCATCTCCATCGTCCTGGGGACCCTCATCATCTTGGTATGCACACTGAAGTTCACAG gtTACCTGCAATCCAATTAG